The Cryptomeria japonica chromosome 2, Sugi_1.0, whole genome shotgun sequence region tctATGAAATCCAGCTTTTTCAGGCTAAATAAAAAATGTGACTGAGGCTCCTTGGTTGTCCAAAGGATGTTGAGGGAAATTTCAGCAGTTTTGTTAGTCACTCCAGTAATGTGCAAGCTCTGTGAGACTGGAGAAGAAAGGATCAGCATGATATCTTTATAAATCAGAGCTTTTGAAATTctgattaataaaataaaattcaccAAACTTTAAACCTTTTGGTTTGAAGATATTTATCTCAATTAGAAGCAATGATACAAGAAGCTTTTAGATGGAGAGAATTCTCAATTTTAAATCCATCCCTCCAAATCCTTACCTATActgcaaaatttgaatttcagaGGCCATTCTATCCTGCTTAAAATAATGTTTTCCTGCAGTTTTGTTATGCTTAACTGCAAGAACCCGACAATCTGCATTCTCGATGCAATAATCTGATGTAACCTTTCTTCCAAAAACtctagaaatgaaaaaaaaaaaggaagaattaTACAACCAGGTATAATGAAAAATTAGGCAAAGAATAATAGGAAAGAAAGTGCTAATCCACTAAAAATTCAGAGCTGCTAGAAAATCATTTCTAAATTTACTATGGAATCAAGTTAATACTTTAGAGCAACTAACCTGCAAAAGAAACTCTGATTATGCAGACCCAAGATAAGTGCAGATGCTCCAATTTTCTTCACCAAAGAGAGTATTGTTGGCCCTTCCTCACCCTCTGTCACGACTATATCCACTTTTACCTGTGAGAAAAATTATGTACATTCGTTTTCAAATTGGTATGATAATTCTATAACAAAGGAATCCATGCAAATAAACATCAGGAAACCTCCAATAAACAGAACTTTATCAATTACAAAATACTGTTACAATATAGATGGTTGTCAAAGGAACCATTTATTAATATTTACCCTGCAAAATCTATTCTTACAACAATGCTCTTCAAAATAACAGATTGGTTCAAGCCTTGTGGAGCTTCTTGATTGACATCCGACACATGATTATGACAGCCTTGCtaaaatataacatgaaaaaaCTATAGGCACACAAGCATTAAGAAATTACAATTGCTTAAGTGCACTACCCTCTCTTCCAGTTTTCCCTGCCTTGCCTCATTGAAAAACCTTGCTCGAGGATGGGAAAGTATAGTAACACAAAAGGTCTCTCTAGTATCCTGCCTCACCTCATTGAAAAACCCTGCTCGAGGATGGGAAAGTATAGTAACACAAAAGGTCTCTCTAGTATCCTGCCTCACCTCATTGAAAAACCCTGCACGAGGATGGGAATGTATAGTAACACAAAAGGTCTCTCTAGTATCCTGCCTCAAAGGATGGTGGAAGCAAGCAAAAGACAGGAAAACTCCATAGGTGCATGGATGTGGCTAAGTGCGTCTGAAGGTTTTGTAGTTCCCACAGACTTAATGCTCTAGTGATCTAAAGGATCATCAACTGCAGATTGAATGTGCTTGAATGAAATAACAATCAGTTCGGGTATACAAACTTTTCTGAGAAAAAGAAGATACAGCaacacaataaattataaaatacaaaAGGTGTCTGCAGAAGTATGATGCACGGAAGGAATTGGATGCCCAATAAAACTTAATAAACCAACTTCCTTACATTAAAATATGTGGCTTTACTTAACCAGAAAGGGAATACATTAGCATTGAGAAGCTAGTGCAAATTCAGATACAACATTAATATCGACAGTCGAGTTTACAAGTGTGAAGCAGGTCTTTAATTCCTTACATCTGGTACCCGGTCACAGAGATCTTTAAAAGAAAGAGCTAAATGAAAGCCCTTCAGTCGAGATAGCCTCTGATTTGATTTCTTCATGTTGAAATTTCTCATTTTCTTGTGACCTGATCACATAAAAACTATAATTGAGTCAAAACACTGTAAGCAAAAAAAAGAGCCTTTAAAAGACTTACGAAGGAAAATCCATATTCTTCATCTAAGTTAAAGGTATTCAACAAAACAAGCTTATTGAGTAGAAATTAAGTAGACTTCACATTCCTTCGATTATTAAAATAAAAGTTACATCTTCTTGGTGCTTCTAATATTTATCTGCAATCCATCATTTTCAAAACAACATGTTTTCACATAAGAGATAAGTTTTCTAACGAACCTATTCCTGCCTCCTGAGTTAGTTTAGTGGCCTTGATTATCCAGTCCACCTATTGTAGCATAGAAAGATTGTTAATGAGGTTATCTGAGTGTTAGTTCCATAGAGAATTTAAAAAAGAAACCATAAAATACTAATATGGCCCCAGCAGGGGAAATAGTTTCCTCACAATTGCTTAGAATTTGAAACCATAATATAAGGCTGAAAAACTTAGGATTTGCTCTAAAGGTATGTCTGCCCCCAAAATCCCAAATTGCAGATTTTGCTTTTCCAAACCATAATTTTATGTTTCAATGAGTTCCATGTTGCGACAGGTATTCTTCACTTCCCTGGGTGATTACTTGTCACATAGAAGAGAATCTGACACTCTTATTTTGATCTTTCATTTTCTACtatgtaaagctatcaaaggagtACCATCTGAATGTAAAAATAGAATATTGTAGGTTCACATCTCTTCTCAGAGATCTATCTTTTTAAAAATAGCTCTCATTTTCAATGGAGTTTCCTTTACATTGCAATTGCATCTTTGTTTATTTTCCTTTACTTCAGTTCATTGCTTTTAAAACAAATTAAGCATTTCTGTTTAATTCTGGATCTGTGGATTTTTTCTGATATCCATTTTTCAGTTGTTTTGATAGGCCCTTGCCTTATTCTTTATCCAATCGAAGAAAATCATATTCTATGTTTGAGTATGGTTTCAGTTTTTGTTCTGATCGATTCATTTCATCCTCTGATATCTATAGGGACACCTTGTTTAGACATTTTTGTCATGTAGAAAATCATTGTATATTATCTCTTGCTTTCTAATTGTGAGAAAATTTTCCCTCTTTGCCTTTCCATGATCTTTTAATTATCAATTTTTTCAAGTAAAAAATGATTTTTATGTACAGATTTTGTGGGTCACCTTCTAATTATAGTCTTCTGTATAATATGAAAGATTCATTTGTTAGATTGCAGTCAACATATTTAACGATTTCTCATTTTAGAACTATTTTTCTCTTCCACCGTCTCCCCTTCAACATGTCAAGCCTTCTTAGACAAATATCATCAAGAATAGGAAGATATATTGATTTGATGTACTAATTACTATATAGTCAAAATTATGTTCCAGGTTTAGtaaaatgtttatttgattttgctTTTCTTGTCAAAATTGGAGGAGGAAAAGACTCCAATAATTTCCAATTGCTGGGGACTTGAGCAGAAATCTCCAAGGAAGTCTATGCTAAAGCAATTTCAAACAGCTTAGCAGATACGACACTGTCTTGAAAGCTCCAGACTCATGGGTAGTATTGAATTGTTCTTGTGATCACCTAGATGGTTGAGAAGTTCAATTCCCCTAGGGTCGCCATCAATACCCCGACAATAGTAACAGGGTATACCTCACAGTAAACACTAAGAGCAGACATTTAGAACCAGAATATGATTAAGCTCTGACACTTTACTACACCGAAGTGAAAATTTGCACAAAGCTAGATTGCTGCGCCACCAAGCGATGACCAGTTCAGGTGAAAACATACAAATTTGAATAAGAAAACACACACAAATCTAATTTTATTTAGATATTAATTTCCACTTGCTAAATAATGTCATATGCTACTCTAAAAAATACATAATCTGAAAAAGAAaagacaaatcttgatttttgacatCAGTTTTCCGCAGTCCATAATattcacaatcaaatccaaaaagagCACGAAGAAATCTGGATTTTATTTAGATATTAATTTCCACTAACAAAATAATGTCCTATGCTACTAGAGAAAATAAAAAGTCTGAAAATAACAGGTAAGAGTGCTTTTGGATTCAACTGCATGTGTTCTCCATCACTTCAGAGTTAAGACATTTCAGATCAGACTCAGAGATCAATCATCAGGAAGAGAAAAGTTATGAATTTGAATCACAGACTTCCCACTTCAAAGGAGGTAGGGTTGGAGGGATGATAGGATGACCACAAAATGAGGGATTAAAAAGAGGACGAAGGGATAAAACAACAAAATTTAGAATTAGACAATTAATTATACTAGAATGTATTAGGTATAAAGAAATAAGTGATAGAAAGGATATGCTATAATAATCTATATAACAAATAAGGATATGAATGAGAACGGTAGGGAAAACCTTTGAAGAAACACCAACGTTAAGGAACATATTCCTAAGCTGTCAATTAGGTACATATTTTCCTTGGGACCACCTCCTGTATCGCAACTGAGATGAAACAAAAACAGAGCTAGATAAACCTCTTAAAAAACAATGGCGTAAAGGAATATATTTCCAAGTTGCCAATAAGAAACATAGCAATGGGACTGCCTAGAACATCAAAACAGGAACAGATCAAAAACAGATCAGAGAAAGGCTCTAAAGAAACAACAAGGGACATATTTCCAAGCTGCCAATCGGGAATAAATGAGGGAGGGGCAATTTATTAGATGAAACCAACGCACAATCTGTATCCTGGATTGTATTCTGATATGTAATTTTACCACCGTGGCCTATACAAGGTAAGAACATTCCTGCTTGCCCATAGAATGGAAATATAATCACTAATGTCTTAATCAGAAAGAAAACAAGTCAAAATAGAAAGCCCAAGCTTACTGGTACCCAAATTGGTTAAGTCATGACAATTTTCTTGACCACCCAATACTCCATGACGAAAAAGTGAGTTTATTCCCCAATTCTCCTTAACGTGTTAATTACCTTCTCATCCAATATACCATATCGAGCTAATTTCTCAATCAcgcaatatatttaatttttttaaggatACCTTGTACAGCATATTGAGTTAATTTCTTGATCACACTGTACACCATTCTGGGCTAAATTCTCAATCATCTAAAACCACCATTGGAGCTAAATTCTTCATCACCCAATACACCATGCACCATAATGAGCTAATTTCTTGATCACCCAACACATCATAATGACCTAATGTCTTAATCAACAAACACACCATCATGAGCTGATAAACTAAAACTAAAGAAATAAACAAAAACAGAAACCCAAACCTTGCAAGTAAACTAAAGAACCCTAATTGGAAAAATCATACCAAGTTTCTCAGTCACCCAAATGTTAAACTTAAAATCAATTGCCATATCATAAGGAAAACATGGACCTGGAGTTGTTTCAGAGGAGGGGGATACATGCAAAAGTGTGATGACATCGCCACTCCTGACAACATTCTGCAGTGCCCAAACCAGAGCTGTTTTGGatgcctccacctcctccaccaccaccaccatcttcTCCACTGCCATAACTCCCTTCACACCATCcaattcttttcttcttttccccTGCCAATTCATTCACACCATCcaattcttttcttcttttccccTGCCAATTCATTCACACCATCCAATTATGTTCTTCATTTCCTTTCCACTATTCTGTACAGTCATATGGGTATCTCTAATCTATTACCCACATCTTAAGCACCGTAATTTTCCGCCTATTTCATTGCAGAAGCTTTTTGACTCTGCCTCTTCTCTTATCTACATCACCACCATGCAAGGAGTgataataaacatatatataataggAATCCATTATTGGCGCATCTATAGTAACTGATGAGGCGAGCTGAATAAGATGAAGCCAAGTGGATTGCAAAGAAGAATGAGCATGATGTGATCAAGTCATGCCCTTAAAACACGCATGCCAACATTTGTCACCTAGAAATGTATGAAACGGTCAAAGGAGCGGCTCAAAAAACCAGCGAAGAAAATTTGATTGGTATTTCAAACTGGAATCTTGAAACAAAAACAGAGACGTTTGTTTAAAAAATGAATAGGAAGAGTTTACCAAATACCAACCACATGTATCTGTTCTGAGGCCATTTAGTGAGTGTTGTTAATGTACATTATGGTGACAGGTGGCATTGATTGGTGCAGAGATCTTATTAGTTCTCATGGCGCTAGAATATTAGGTTTAGCAATAGATGCAAATAAAGAATAgaattaaaatgaatttattttttattattatatttaattaaaatgaaatttataatactagataatatgtatttaatattttattggTCAAactcaatatatttttttattagtgTCATATTAATTCTTGTTCACATTATTTAAAAGTTCACttaaatttcattttaattattatacatgttaattattattaaaaaactaaTAATTTGTTAAAGATAagtttatatattataattttgttgttgttgaatGTTTGTATATTATATAATTGATAAATTACTAGGTACTTGTATATTTCATAGTTAAGTATTTTTATATTTCATGATGCTTTAATCATATATGTAAAGTCAACgcctaaaatatttattttaaaatttgtattGCAAATTTTAGAATAAATGAGTTCTAATATCAATTGTAATCTTGAATTATCTTAGAATAAAGAAGACGCTCTTATATTTTCTCTCCAAAGAAGACAATATGTCTTCTTTCTTcactttaaaagtttctttttattGTAAATAACAAAAAAAGTTGCCCATATTATTAAAATCTTAAAGAAACATTTTTTACATGATTTTATATTTTCTAATATTATTTAGTTATTTATCCatgtaatggtgtaatttgcacATCTATGTTAATTCTATTTagttttttggttcattttgataTAAAAATCTAACATATATTGAGAAATCTCATGTTCTTATATAAAGTTCATTTGATTCTTCTACATTTTTTTCTCATACATTTACACATTCTCTATATTTTACTACAtcttatgtatgtgtgtgtacacacacacacacacatatctaaacatatatacacacatatagatatacatatatacatatacatatacatatacatatatgacatTATTATGTTCATTATTGCTACCCACATCTAGACATATATTCTCTACCTTGATTTTCCCCTTCCCATGTCCTATATTAATCTCAATCTTGCGAGCACGTATAGATCTAAcccctaaaattttaaaattaaaattgagtaTATGTTTCTTATTTTCCACCTTACATTGACTTGGTAAACAAATGGCATCACTTATGTCCATTTCCTTATATTTAAAGGTATTTAATTAAGTTCATTTGCATATCCtctcataaccaaaaaaacattgAGAAATCATTATCATTTAAGGAGCATTCACTATATGAATATTTCAATTTGGAATATTTAAAAACAAATCTAGATCTACATCCTCATTCTAGAGAACTTGCATGACTATAGATTGTTGTCATCAAGAATCTCCATGACCATAAAATGAATATTTCAAGAGTGTTGAACTAGGAGAACTTTACTCAACCTCCTCAATACCACCCATCCTTGACAATTAGCATAGGGAAGAGAgtcaagaaaataaaatgaaaagaaagCATATTTAACTACATTAGATATGTGGGCTGAAAGATAGACCTATGCCCATGGTAACAAGATCCAATAGATAGATAAGAACCATTTTTATTTCCAAGATAGGTGAAATTCAATGCATTCATgatatttctaattcatcttcctaAATTTAAGTAGAAATTGCATTTAATTTCCTATCTTAGCACTTAGTAGTTTACTTATCTCCCACAACTAATTACTAATTAATCTAAGGTGATTTATATTGAGTTGTATGCATTTGATTATATTGGTCGATATTAAGCATGGAGAGAGGTTATTTCCCCTTAAAAACATATGTGCAAGTTTGATATAATCAGAAATATGAAATGAAGTTAGAATAGTTACATTGCATTATAATGTGATAACTAAAATAACATATGATATTGCAATGAAAAATGTATTATACAGTTTCCCTTAAATTTGGACCTAGTTTAGCTTGATTGTCCTTAGAATGATAAATATGATATGAAGGTTCAATAGTTACATTATCATGTGACAATTAAAATAATATAtgatattgtaatggtgaaaatgtcTACCATGAATTACCCCCCTTTCTTTTATAGCCACTTTGAATTGTTTGTTCTTAAAGAaatgattagtctccaagtggcaTATAGTAGTGTGGAAGTTAGCAAATAACCTAATCTTTACTTGATTTTATCTATTCACAGCTCTAAGAATTTAGTTTCAATCTCCACTAAATTCACTCATATACTTAGGCCAAATCTTTAGTTGTAAAATTGAACTAGTTAAATTTCACAGATGTAAAAATGAccccaaaaatattaaaatataaatttaaatttggGCTCTCATTGATTTACTCCAACTATCCTTTATGAGATgactaaaatacaaaaaaatattaacttGTGTGCTAGGTTGTTATACTTAAAAAACTCTAAATCATTTTAAATGCATCTGAGAGCCCTTCCTTCCATATTGCATCATCACATAGAGATCATAATAAGAGAATCAACATTGCATCATATAAATATATCATTCCTAGGCATCCTAGCATCTATATCTATTGTTTTTATCTTTAGTTTTGTATTTTTGACTTAGTAGTAGTGTTTGACCATGGGGTAATCCTCTTTGCTAGAACAATCTCTTTGACCATGTCTATAGACACTAACACTTTAAAACATAGGTTGAATACATTGAAGTGAACATAATTTTAATAGATAGATCAACACAAATTagatgtgtgtgcacacacacaattTTAATAGACAGATCAACACAAATTAAATGCGCACACACATACACTTGTTTAGATCCATAGATAGGTTATATATTCACTCAATAATATTTGTTTTGTGATCACATGAGAAAACCAATGTATTAGATcaaaattttacaattttgaagAATTCAACATCACAAAAGACCCTTataaattgatttttaaaaaaattgatcttATAAATTGGTAAATTGATTTCTAACGACACAACATTAATAATATCATATTGAAGGGGACCCATTGAATAAAATTCAATGTCTAAGGGGGATTCAAAGGCCTTTGTGGATGATTGATGATCTTATAAATGACTCCATCAAAATCACACAAGGATTTGTTGGTAGCACCTTTCAACACATGTTATACAAGGGCAATTATTTGGCCAACTCCCTCATTAACATTGATGTCACTCTTGATCAAAAGCAGATTTGGAAATATTTATCTTCCCTTCCCATGCTTGAAAAGTCATGTCAAGATAATGATATTATGGTAAGAGGTGAATTTCATCCTATGAGTAATTATGCCAAGATGGGGGATTTAATGGTTATTCATAACAACTTATAGTTGGTTAATATGAGGGTTCTTGTGTTATTTATAGCTAAGTTATCATTGTGAGGAGACTACTAAGCATATGAAAGAGAATATTAATAGATATTTGAAGGTAACTATGAATAGAAGAAATAATAGTGATAAAAAAATGTGAGGTGAGATAAGCATGGTTAAGCTACCTAATTGTGAGGGGGTATGTCATAGCCCCAAGGTATGGAATATTTTGATGGAAGCTGGGTTAACCTCATTTATGGAATGCTCGCATGGCCATGACCTTGAGGTTTCCAAAGTTTTTTCCAAGGCTTGAAAAAATAGGAAGGTGGCTATTCATGGCTTGGATTGTAGCATTAACAAGGACTTCATTGGTCATATTATGAGGCTCTCAATTGCTAGTAGAAAAGTGTACTACAGAGAGAGAAAAGATGGAGAGGCGATGTAGGTGTATTTAATAaccaccaaaaaataaaataaccatTTCATGTATCACATTTATTTGTACATGTTATTATCATTGATAATTCATCTTTTATGTACATCTCCCTTTCATTCATCACTATTTTTTTCATCATAACGTCCTTTCTTTAACTAACCCTATACATTATCACTAATCCCTCTACCTAGATGTCATCAACAACAAAACCCATCTATATTTGTCACTCATCCCTAACCATCAAATCTCACTTCATTAATTTTGAGAGCCTACTCATGTTCTTTAAACCTTTCTATCCTCTAAAGAGATCATCCCTAAACTAGATCAATCCTAAAATTAAAAATCTCAAGGCTTAGGGAATGTTATCTCATCCCACTAAGTGCTTGTATCTATTTTCTTTCGAAGATCATTAATTTGCAATGctatttaaaagagggggaaatcTAGACACTTGATTCTCATCACCTACTAATTTTACATGTAATATTAGATCTTAATACCATGTCAACATTTATCCCCTTCCATACTAATTATCCTTTTCATTTGCCaccataaattaattaaataatgtacaTTCTTTATTTTATTAGGCTAATACTCACTCATttattctaaaataaataaataaatccattttCACATATTTCTCCAtacataataataaaatttataatcCACTCGTATTTTGTCATAATCCATCCACGATTCTCTTCTATTTTTAACTCATGTATATCTAATTggttaaagtaaataaataaaatgattaattACCCTCACTAGTTTAGAGCCCACTAAGGAGCCATCACAACTCTTTCTTAACTGTTTTTATTTTGTGAAGATTCTCCACTCATCTCAATCAATCTCCATCGTGCATTCAAGATCAAATTCTCACTATTCACATCCTCAACTAAACATCTATAAATTCAACCCAAACTTTCATTAAAAAATTTAATGTTTAGAGCTTGATAGGTAGATGCTACAAAAATATTGCATGAGTCCTTAAGGAACCACATTCATCACATCTAAAACAATCAACTTCAACATGGGTTTCGGATTTGTAATATTTGTAATGCATTTTATTTCGTTTGAACTCTCTTTAGCTCAATTTGAGATATGGTTTGATTTAGAATAGACGAGTTAATATCATTTTAATCTCTTTACATGTTGTCATGAATGTTGCATATATATGGGCAACCAAACCCTAACTAGACTTGAGACAACATATAGATGATACAAATAATTAGATTAAAGCCCTAATGTAGAAGGAAAAAACCATAGGGGTTGTAAGATAGTTAAAATTTGCCAAAAAAATTGTGGAAAATATGGCATCTGCATTAAAAATTTGAAGGTAAATTAATTGAACTAAATCGGTGCATAACAAATACCAAGACAAATAAACAcataattcaaataaataaaataaatacacttaGCTCTAGGTTTGATGTCAATCTTGTCGTGTCATATGTTGTCAAATGGCTCAAGCCAATGCATCAAAAGATAAAGGCATGTTAAAGGAATCTTTTGGAGCTAAGAAAATGATTGTTTATTAATCTAGTTCGCTTTTATGACTATAGAACTACCATGTGCATATATTTTAACCTAGCTCATAGATCTAAAGTTCTTTCATTAGACCCCAATGATATGCTCAACTTAATATATGTGACCTACAATTGTTGACTAGTTATGCTTAGGAACACCTTTAAGGAGTTTCATGCTTTAGTTGGCTTATAACGATTAATAAGGAGAAGTTAGCAAAGGTCCAATtttaaaatctgaaaattaaaaatTTAGAACTGTCAGATCTATAATTTATAGAATTGACTTGGATTAGTCATATGATTGTATAAATGGCATGGGAGAGTAAATAGATAATTGAGAATCATGAGCAATCCTTTAAAAAGTGAGAGTGAAATTAGATAATGTTATAGTTATTTGCCAACTTTCATACTATAATGTGTCACTTGTCTATTAACCATCACATAAAAGACGGCCCCATCAACTtgaatccaaaaagaaaaagaaaaaggaaaggtatattatttttaatattataataaaaaattatatttattaacaaaTTGAAGTCTAACTAAAGTTTAATATATTTCAAATATCATTAAAaatgatataattttatttttttccaattaggaaaaacaaaataagaaaaatacatcATAGGAAAATGCTTCCCATCGTAGCATGATAGTTTTTCAACTAACAAATTAACATATAAAATCTATGTTGgccaataagaaaaataaaatgaaagcCCCCAATTATTAGGTAATATCATCAATACTTATACTATATTAAAAAAATGTGCTTCTACTTGAGTGGTTCGAACACTTCCTATTACTTGGAGTGTAGCTCCTTAGTACCATTAGGATAACCCACATCAACTCGGATATGTTCATGGGATCCATTATTAACATTCTCAACTCTCACATCTTCCACCTTGTTTGTAGTTATAGCCAAGTAAAAATTGAACACTTCCCACTACTTGGAGGGTAGCTCCTTAGTACCATCGACATCAACTGCTGCTATGTGTTCATGGGGTCCACCATTAGCATTctcaactctctcatcttccaccttGTTTGTAGTTATAGCCAAGTAAAAAACCATGGAAAGCATTACTGTGAACAGAGACAAGGCTCCTGCAGCAGCAAAAATTCCAGTTTTAACAACATAACACTCCTTATCCATCCACTGTCTTTTGTATGGCTGGCTCTCATTCATGCCTGCCCCAGCCACCAGTAGAAAAAGTGCAAATCCAAAAGTTAACCTGTTCAATTAAATCCCGTCAATCAAAAAtactgaaagaagaagaagataatttcAATGCCCACGAGACTAAACATAATTTGTGGGACAGCCTGCCCAATCAAACTGACTTCTGCAAA contains the following coding sequences:
- the LOC131036857 gene encoding uncharacterized protein LOC131036857 isoform X2 produces the protein MNWQGKRRKELDGVKGVMAVEKMVVVVEEVEASKTALVWALQNVVRSGDVITLLHVSPSSETTPGHKKMRNFNMKKSNQRLSRLKGFHLALSFKDLCDRVPDVKVDIVVTEGEEGPTILSLVKKIGASALILGLHNQSFFCRVFGRKVTSDYCIENADCRVLAVKHNKTAGKHYFKQDRMASEIQILQYRSKNRS
- the LOC131036857 gene encoding uncharacterized protein LOC131036857 isoform X1, whose protein sequence is MNWQGKRRKELDGVKGVMAVEKMVVVVEEVEASKTALVWALQNVVRSGDVITLLHVSPSSETTPGHKKMRNFNMKKSNQRLSRLKGFHLALSFKDLCDRVPDVKVDIVVTEGEEGPTILSLVKKIGASALILGLHNQSFFCRVFGRKVTSDYCIENADCRVLAVKHNKTAGKHYFKQDRMASEIQILQYSLTELAHYWSD
- the LOC131036857 gene encoding uncharacterized protein LOC131036857 isoform X3 produces the protein MNWQGKRRKELDGVKGVMAVEKMVVVVEEVEASKTALVWALQNVVRSGDVITLLHVSPSSETTPGHKKMRNFNMKKSNQRLSRLKGFHLALSFKDLCDRVPDVKVDIVVTEGEEGPTILSLVKKIGASALILGLHNQSFFCSFLEHKLAEVGKASVFCLDSRKRIIFINCFHQ